In Tessaracoccus flavus, the following are encoded in one genomic region:
- a CDS encoding dihydrolipoamide acetyltransferase family protein gives MATVVVMPQLGNSVESCLIVSWLVAVGDAVAENAIVCEVETDKASMEVPSTAAGTVLALLWDEGDDVPVKEPLLVVGAAGEDPKAALAEIGWSGAGDDGSARSTEEPAAVDDEPSAPAADDAPRTAATGASSPRARALAQANSLDIASVSEGSGPGGRVIERDVRAALSNSTAAAARAGAHGSDAAGTGIGGRITTGDLAAPTEPAAEATPATAAASGREYPGPSTATPLKGVRKVIAERMMHSLASSAQLTYTTTARAAGLLALRAKLKGSPEELGLNGVTIGDLVGFAAIKTAAKHTNHNAHLADGTLTTFENVHLGMAVDTPRGLLVPTVRNANQMSLREFSATSKELAFAAIDGRIDPDLLAGATFTVSNLGGFGIESFTPLLNVPQVAILGVDAIFPRAVIHDDGTVGAEQRIGFSLTADHRVIDGADAARFLQDLVKYVENIDITVLG, from the coding sequence ATGGCAACCGTCGTAGTCATGCCACAGCTCGGCAACAGCGTCGAGTCGTGCCTGATCGTGTCGTGGCTGGTGGCGGTCGGCGACGCCGTCGCCGAGAACGCCATCGTCTGCGAGGTCGAGACTGACAAGGCCTCGATGGAGGTGCCCAGCACCGCAGCGGGCACCGTGCTCGCGCTCCTGTGGGACGAGGGCGACGACGTGCCCGTCAAGGAGCCGCTGCTCGTCGTCGGCGCCGCTGGTGAGGACCCGAAGGCCGCCCTCGCCGAGATCGGCTGGTCGGGCGCGGGCGACGATGGCTCTGCCAGGTCCACAGAGGAACCCGCCGCCGTCGACGACGAGCCCTCCGCTCCGGCAGCGGACGATGCGCCGCGAACGGCGGCCACCGGGGCCTCCAGCCCGCGGGCCCGGGCGCTCGCCCAGGCCAACTCCCTCGACATCGCGTCGGTGAGCGAGGGTTCCGGCCCCGGCGGTCGCGTGATCGAGCGCGACGTGCGCGCGGCCCTGTCCAACTCCACGGCCGCGGCTGCCCGCGCCGGGGCGCACGGCTCGGACGCCGCCGGCACCGGAATCGGCGGCCGGATCACCACCGGGGACCTCGCGGCACCGACGGAACCCGCCGCTGAGGCAACCCCGGCCACCGCTGCTGCTTCGGGTCGCGAGTATCCGGGACCCTCCACCGCGACACCGCTCAAGGGCGTCCGGAAGGTGATCGCCGAGCGCATGATGCACTCGCTGGCCAGCTCGGCCCAGCTCACCTACACGACGACGGCACGCGCCGCCGGCCTGCTCGCTCTGCGCGCGAAGCTCAAGGGCTCGCCGGAGGAGCTGGGGCTGAACGGCGTCACGATCGGCGACCTCGTGGGCTTCGCCGCCATCAAGACTGCAGCCAAACACACCAACCACAACGCGCACCTTGCCGACGGCACGCTCACCACGTTCGAGAACGTCCACCTGGGCATGGCCGTCGACACGCCGCGCGGCCTGCTCGTTCCCACGGTCCGCAACGCGAACCAGATGAGCCTGCGCGAGTTCTCCGCCACCAGCAAGGAGCTCGCCTTCGCCGCCATCGACGGCAGGATCGACCCCGACCTGCTGGCGGGTGCCACCTTCACGGTCTCCAACCTCGGCGGCTTCGGGATCGAGAGCTTCACCCCGCTCCTCAACGTGCCGCAGGTGGCGATCCTCGGCGTCGACGCGATCTTCCCGCGCGCCGTGATCCACGACGACGGCACGGTGGGGGCGGAGCAGCGCATCGGCTTCTCGCTCACCGCCGACCACCGCGTCATCGACGGCGCCGACGCGGCCCGATTCCTGCAGGACCTGGTCAAGTACGTCGAGAACATCGACATCACGGTGCTGGGCTGA
- the lpdA gene encoding dihydrolipoyl dehydrogenase, producing the protein MSETNFDVIVLGGGPGGYIAAERLGHAKKKVLLIEAEALGGTCLNVGCIPTKALLGAAKTYDHARHAGAQGVHAPDITVDWAEMQAWKAKTVSTLVGGVGAAEKKAGVTVVKGHGRFDGPGRVTVGEETYSARHVILATGSVPVMPPIPGAADNPAVVDSTGLLAIEEIPARLAVIGGGVIGLEFASLFAMLGSEVTVIEMLPEIVPFMDDDLAAQLRKGLADVSFQLESRVTAIDGGVVRYSAKDGSEQSVEAEVVLMAVGRRPAVQGWGAENTGLEHSGKGVVVDERMRTNLPNVWAVGDVTGRSLLAHAAYRMGEIAAANILDPDAHLRGERMRWNTIPWAVYSNPEAAGIGATESQARAEGRAVGTVTVPGYLSGRFVAEAGVKAPGACKLVYDSTTGQVLGVNVLGTYASETIWGASVVLETELSIHDLRQVVYPHPTVSELIREAAWAAQV; encoded by the coding sequence ATGAGTGAGACGAACTTCGACGTCATCGTCCTGGGTGGCGGCCCCGGCGGTTACATCGCGGCCGAGCGCCTCGGCCACGCGAAGAAGAAGGTGCTGCTGATCGAGGCCGAGGCCCTCGGCGGGACCTGCCTCAACGTCGGCTGCATCCCCACCAAGGCACTGCTCGGCGCCGCGAAGACCTACGACCATGCCCGGCATGCCGGGGCGCAGGGCGTCCACGCCCCGGACATCACCGTCGACTGGGCCGAGATGCAGGCCTGGAAAGCCAAGACAGTCAGCACCCTCGTCGGAGGGGTCGGGGCGGCCGAGAAGAAGGCCGGCGTCACCGTCGTCAAGGGACACGGCAGGTTCGACGGGCCCGGGCGAGTCACCGTCGGCGAGGAAACCTACTCAGCCCGCCACGTCATCCTGGCCACCGGATCGGTGCCCGTCATGCCGCCCATCCCGGGGGCCGCGGACAACCCCGCGGTGGTCGATTCCACCGGACTGCTCGCCATCGAGGAGATCCCCGCCCGACTCGCCGTCATCGGCGGGGGAGTCATCGGCCTGGAGTTCGCCAGCCTCTTTGCGATGCTGGGCTCCGAGGTCACTGTGATCGAGATGCTGCCCGAGATCGTCCCCTTCATGGACGACGACCTGGCCGCCCAGCTCCGCAAAGGACTGGCCGACGTCTCGTTCCAGCTGGAGTCCAGGGTCACCGCCATCGACGGCGGCGTCGTCCGGTACTCGGCAAAGGACGGCTCCGAGCAGTCCGTCGAGGCCGAGGTCGTGCTGATGGCGGTCGGTCGGCGACCGGCTGTGCAGGGCTGGGGCGCCGAGAACACCGGCCTCGAGCACTCGGGCAAGGGCGTAGTGGTCGACGAGCGGATGCGCACCAACCTGCCCAACGTGTGGGCGGTCGGCGACGTGACGGGCAGATCGCTCCTCGCGCACGCCGCCTACCGCATGGGCGAGATCGCTGCGGCCAACATCCTGGACCCCGACGCGCACCTGCGCGGCGAGCGGATGCGCTGGAACACCATCCCCTGGGCCGTGTACTCGAACCCCGAGGCCGCCGGCATCGGGGCCACTGAGTCCCAGGCGCGGGCCGAGGGTCGCGCCGTCGGCACCGTGACCGTGCCCGGCTACCTGTCCGGGCGTTTCGTCGCCGAGGCGGGCGTCAAGGCACCCGGGGCCTGCAAGCTGGTCTACGACTCCACCACGGGCCAGGTGCTCGGCGTCAACGTCCTCGGCACCTACGCGTCCGAAACGATCTGGGGCGCCTCCGTGGTGCTCGAGACCGAACTCAGCATCCACGACCTCCGCCAGGTCGTCTACCCCCACCCCACCGTCAGCGAACTCATCCGAGAGGCGGCCTGGGCCGCCCAGGTCTGA
- a CDS encoding CPBP family intramembrane glutamic endopeptidase, which translates to MPIPTVVREVRAFLSASLVRPVERQRDETPESRRRRRIVVGVTLVIGAVALGLALAVRPGDPLFYAATLGVAAIWTVGALVSGPLHLGEGHTRDGGRSRGVVQGILLGLGLMGIFLAGALVVEQIPLLRGPVLDLLDHARFGSLWVVALVTVINGIAEELFFRGAVYASLDSRFNGIGSTLLYAASTLFSGVPLLTFAALCLGLLTAAQRRVTGGVLGPIASHLTWSLGMLFLLPPILTPGG; encoded by the coding sequence ATGCCGATCCCCACCGTCGTGCGCGAAGTCCGCGCCTTCCTCTCCGCGTCGCTGGTTCGGCCGGTGGAGCGTCAACGCGACGAGACGCCTGAGTCCCGCCGTCGTCGGCGGATCGTGGTGGGGGTGACGCTGGTCATCGGTGCGGTCGCGCTCGGCCTGGCGCTCGCCGTCCGCCCCGGCGATCCCCTGTTCTACGCCGCGACGCTCGGTGTGGCGGCCATCTGGACGGTCGGGGCGCTCGTCTCCGGCCCCCTTCACCTCGGAGAGGGGCATACGCGCGACGGCGGCCGCAGCAGAGGTGTCGTGCAGGGCATCCTGCTCGGCCTTGGCCTCATGGGCATCTTCCTGGCCGGAGCCCTCGTCGTCGAGCAGATCCCGCTGCTTCGCGGCCCGGTGCTCGACCTCCTCGACCACGCCCGGTTCGGCTCGCTGTGGGTGGTGGCGTTGGTGACCGTCATCAACGGCATCGCAGAGGAGCTGTTCTTCCGCGGCGCCGTCTACGCCTCGCTCGACAGCCGCTTCAACGGCATCGGGTCCACACTCCTGTACGCGGCCTCCACCCTCTTCTCGGGCGTGCCGCTGCTCACGTTCGCCGCGCTGTGCCTGGGACTCCTCACCGCCGCCCAACGACGGGTGACCGGCGGCGTCCTCGGGCCGATCGCCTCGCACCTGACCTGGTCGCTCGGCATGCTCTTCCTGCTCCCCCCGATCCTCACCCCTGGAGGTTGA
- a CDS encoding DeoR/GlpR family DNA-binding transcription regulator — protein MTVDRADREGAILARLSGEGALTVSALATDLGVSEVTIRGDLRALEEQGMLVRTRGGARPTTLKSILQREKLNVELKQRIATAAAAMVRDDDNVMIEAGTTTALVARLLAGRAGVQIVTNSALVFNNARINPSVSVILTGGVFRRESESFVGPLAERAVGDFNARLAFLGTDGFSPERGLTTRFVEGGQVAALMRGRAEETWLLADSTKFGQAGFVSFLPLAGITGVITDDGLPPGAVESLEEHTRVLVV, from the coding sequence ATGACCGTTGACCGGGCCGACCGCGAGGGGGCGATCCTCGCGCGCCTCTCGGGTGAAGGAGCCCTCACCGTGTCCGCGCTGGCCACCGACCTCGGCGTCTCCGAGGTGACGATCCGTGGCGACCTCCGGGCGCTGGAGGAGCAGGGCATGCTCGTGCGCACCAGGGGTGGGGCTCGCCCGACGACCCTGAAGTCGATCCTGCAGCGCGAGAAGCTGAACGTCGAGCTCAAGCAGCGCATCGCGACAGCGGCGGCGGCGATGGTCCGCGACGACGACAACGTCATGATCGAGGCCGGCACCACGACGGCCCTCGTCGCGCGACTGCTGGCCGGCCGGGCGGGTGTCCAGATCGTCACCAACTCCGCCCTGGTTTTCAACAACGCGCGGATCAATCCGTCGGTCAGCGTGATCCTCACCGGAGGCGTTTTCCGCCGCGAGTCCGAGTCGTTCGTGGGGCCGCTCGCCGAGCGCGCGGTCGGCGACTTCAACGCGCGCCTCGCGTTCCTGGGCACCGACGGCTTCTCCCCTGAGCGGGGGCTGACCACACGCTTCGTCGAGGGCGGCCAGGTGGCGGCCCTGATGCGGGGCCGCGCCGAGGAGACCTGGCTGCTCGCGGACTCCACCAAGTTCGGCCAGGCCGGCTTCGTCAGCTTCCTCCCGTTGGCCGGGATCACCGGCGTCATCACCGACGACGGACTGCCCCCCGGCGCCGTCGAATCACTTGAAGAGCACACCCGCGTGCTCGTCGTCTAG
- a CDS encoding alpha-ketoacid dehydrogenase subunit alpha/beta produces MPRNLVVDPSNVRSTSAITAPSIPVNQYQPDFEAELATHGKEGLIDILHDMIAVRQFETMLNSIKTTGAWNGVEYNHRGPAHLSIGQESAVVGQASQLDPTDFVFGSHRSHGEILAKCFSAARKLDPAELERIMKEFLDGETLGLAERVSNDDLADLAENFIVYGTVAETFARSAGFNRGLGGSMHAFFAPFGSMPNNAIVGGSADIATGSAMFKRINEQPGIVIANIGDASMGCGPVWEAMMIAAMDQYRTLWDKGGNPPIWFNFFNNFYGMGGQTSGETMGYDILARVGAGVNPEAMHSERVDGLNPLAVADAVARKRKILESGRGPVLTDTITYRFSGHSPSDASSYRSKEEVELWEQHDGLKNYAAYLIDNGVLTSDDVDAMQAKFDERLTKVIALATQGEDVSPRVHMDFIETVMYSGGNKPSLDETREPELLQPLEENARVKSLAGKARYYKDKDGKPVSKAKTFSYRDALFEAVAHGFATDPTMAAWGEENRDWGGAFAVYRGLTELLPYHRLFNSPISEAAIIGAGVGYALSGGRALVELMYCDFLGRAGDEIFNQAPKWQAMSGGLLQMPLVMRVSVGAKYGAQHSQDWSALTAHMPGLKVYYPATPYDAKGMMNLALRGTDPVMFFESQKLYDIGEQFVTDGVPADYYEVPEGEPVVRREGKDLTLAVIGPTLYPVLETAEVLEKKYSLSAEVIDLRFLVPLNLDPIVESVKKTGRLVLATDAVNRGSFLHNVASSVQELAFDHLDAPVVVVGSRNAITPAAELEDEYFPQVEWLLDTIHEKILPLRDHTPTTTQTNGELARRWRHGL; encoded by the coding sequence ATGCCCCGCAATCTCGTCGTCGACCCGAGCAACGTCCGCTCCACGTCGGCCATCACCGCCCCGAGCATCCCGGTCAACCAGTACCAGCCCGACTTCGAGGCGGAACTGGCCACGCACGGGAAGGAGGGTCTCATCGACATCCTCCACGACATGATCGCCGTGCGTCAGTTCGAGACGATGCTCAACTCGATCAAGACCACCGGAGCCTGGAACGGCGTGGAGTACAACCACCGCGGCCCGGCGCACCTGTCCATCGGGCAGGAGTCCGCCGTCGTCGGGCAGGCGTCGCAGCTGGACCCGACCGATTTCGTCTTCGGCTCCCACCGCAGCCACGGCGAGATCCTCGCCAAGTGCTTCTCGGCAGCCCGCAAGCTGGACCCCGCCGAGCTCGAGAGGATCATGAAGGAGTTCCTCGACGGCGAGACGCTGGGTCTCGCGGAGCGGGTCAGCAACGACGATCTCGCCGACCTGGCCGAGAACTTCATCGTCTACGGCACGGTGGCGGAGACCTTCGCGCGCAGCGCCGGCTTCAACCGCGGCCTCGGCGGCTCCATGCACGCCTTCTTCGCCCCCTTCGGCTCGATGCCCAACAACGCCATCGTCGGCGGGTCGGCAGACATCGCCACCGGGTCGGCGATGTTCAAGCGCATCAACGAGCAGCCGGGCATCGTCATCGCCAACATCGGCGACGCCTCGATGGGCTGCGGCCCCGTCTGGGAGGCCATGATGATCGCGGCGATGGATCAGTACCGCACACTCTGGGACAAGGGCGGGAACCCCCCGATCTGGTTCAACTTCTTCAACAACTTCTACGGCATGGGCGGCCAGACCTCCGGCGAGACGATGGGCTACGACATCCTCGCCCGCGTCGGCGCCGGCGTGAACCCCGAGGCCATGCACTCCGAGCGCGTCGACGGCCTCAATCCGCTGGCCGTTGCCGACGCCGTCGCCCGCAAGCGGAAGATTCTCGAGTCGGGCCGCGGCCCGGTGCTCACCGACACCATCACGTACCGCTTCTCCGGCCACTCGCCGTCCGACGCCTCGAGCTACCGCTCGAAGGAGGAGGTCGAGCTCTGGGAGCAGCACGACGGCCTGAAGAACTACGCCGCCTACCTCATCGACAACGGCGTGCTGACCTCCGACGACGTCGACGCGATGCAGGCGAAGTTCGACGAGCGGCTCACCAAGGTGATCGCGCTCGCCACTCAGGGGGAGGACGTGTCGCCGCGCGTGCACATGGACTTCATCGAGACCGTGATGTACTCCGGTGGCAACAAGCCGTCGCTCGACGAGACCCGCGAGCCCGAGCTGCTGCAGCCGCTCGAGGAGAACGCGCGTGTGAAGTCGCTCGCCGGCAAGGCGCGCTACTACAAGGACAAGGACGGCAAGCCCGTCTCGAAGGCGAAGACCTTCTCTTACCGCGACGCGCTGTTCGAGGCCGTCGCCCACGGCTTCGCGACCGACCCGACGATGGCCGCCTGGGGCGAGGAGAACCGCGACTGGGGCGGCGCCTTCGCCGTCTACCGCGGCCTCACCGAGCTCCTGCCCTACCACCGGCTGTTCAACTCGCCCATCTCCGAGGCCGCCATCATCGGCGCGGGCGTGGGCTACGCCCTGTCAGGCGGCCGCGCGCTCGTCGAGCTGATGTACTGCGACTTCCTCGGCCGCGCCGGCGACGAGATCTTCAACCAGGCCCCGAAGTGGCAGGCCATGTCCGGTGGCCTGTTGCAGATGCCGCTGGTCATGCGTGTCTCGGTTGGCGCCAAGTACGGCGCCCAGCATTCGCAGGACTGGTCGGCGCTCACCGCGCACATGCCGGGGCTCAAGGTCTACTACCCGGCGACGCCCTACGACGCCAAGGGCATGATGAACCTCGCGCTGCGGGGCACCGATCCGGTGATGTTCTTCGAGTCCCAGAAGCTCTACGACATCGGCGAGCAGTTCGTCACCGACGGCGTCCCGGCCGACTACTACGAGGTGCCCGAGGGCGAACCGGTGGTCCGCCGCGAAGGCAAGGACCTGACGCTCGCCGTCATCGGCCCGACGCTCTACCCCGTCCTGGAGACCGCCGAGGTGCTGGAGAAGAAGTACAGCCTGTCCGCGGAGGTCATCGACCTGCGGTTCCTGGTGCCCCTCAACCTCGACCCGATCGTCGAGTCGGTGAAGAAGACCGGCCGCCTCGTGCTGGCCACCGACGCCGTCAACCGCGGTTCGTTCCTCCACAACGTCGCCTCGTCTGTGCAGGAGCTGGCCTTCGACCACCTCGACGCGCCGGTCGTCGTCGTGGGGTCGCGCAACGCGATCACGCCCGCCGCCGAACTGGAGGACGAGTACTTCCCCCAGGTGGAGTGGCTCCTCGACACCATCCACGAGAAGATCCTGCCGCTGCGGGACCACACCCCGACCACCACGCAGACCAACGGCGAGCTCGCTCGACGCTGGCGCCATGGTCTCTGA